One genomic segment of Gemmatimonas aurantiaca includes these proteins:
- a CDS encoding chorismate-binding protein codes for MTTLAEFRARAESCRSTGGLVPVWRDCLLDLCTPVSAFAKLRRGPFAFFLESAVTRGEAWSRYTYMGTEPRGAWRLRDGVVEDWTPEAGWHGARTPADPIADLRDIVRDMNPVDAPELGVLWSGAFGFFAYDVVRHIERLPNPPRRALDYPDACFVFTDALVVIDNWRGQARAIVSVPVAANATDAALDAQYAAAVATLDETIARLQGPETLPPLTLDEQAAPATATSMYPRADFLRDVERIKEYILAGDVFQALLARRMEVPLDFDTTTLYRALRALNPSPYMYHLYLDGLELVGSSPEMLVRVADGRLTVRPIAGTRPRGHTPEEDDALAAELLADEKERAEHVMLVDLGRNDVGRLAKYGTVEVTDLMIIERYSHVFHIVSQVEGELADGSSALDAFRAVFPAGTMTGAPKVRAMEIIDELEPERRGAYAGALGVIGAGDTRMDLAITIRTCVIADGVASVQAGAGIVYDSVPEREWEETENKARAMLTAIGRARS; via the coding sequence ATGACTACGCTCGCTGAATTCCGGGCCCGCGCCGAAAGCTGCCGATCGACCGGCGGCCTCGTACCTGTCTGGCGCGATTGCCTGCTCGATCTCTGCACCCCCGTTTCCGCGTTCGCCAAACTCCGTCGCGGGCCGTTCGCGTTTTTTCTCGAATCGGCCGTGACGCGGGGCGAAGCCTGGTCCCGCTACACGTACATGGGGACGGAACCGCGCGGCGCCTGGCGACTGCGCGATGGGGTGGTGGAAGACTGGACACCGGAAGCCGGCTGGCATGGCGCACGCACGCCGGCCGATCCGATCGCCGATCTTCGTGACATCGTGCGTGACATGAACCCCGTGGACGCGCCGGAGCTCGGCGTGCTCTGGAGCGGCGCGTTCGGATTTTTCGCCTACGATGTGGTGCGTCACATCGAGCGGCTGCCCAATCCGCCCCGTCGGGCGCTCGACTATCCCGATGCGTGTTTCGTGTTCACCGACGCGCTCGTGGTCATCGACAACTGGCGCGGTCAGGCGCGGGCGATCGTCTCCGTGCCGGTCGCAGCCAATGCCACCGACGCCGCGCTCGACGCGCAGTATGCCGCCGCCGTGGCCACACTCGACGAAACGATCGCGCGGTTGCAGGGGCCGGAAACCCTGCCGCCGCTCACGCTCGACGAGCAGGCGGCGCCGGCCACGGCGACGTCGATGTATCCCCGGGCGGACTTTCTGCGCGATGTGGAGCGTATCAAGGAATACATCCTCGCCGGTGACGTCTTCCAGGCGCTGCTCGCGCGTCGCATGGAAGTGCCGCTCGATTTCGACACCACCACGCTGTACCGCGCCCTGCGCGCGCTCAATCCGTCGCCGTACATGTATCACCTGTACCTCGACGGTCTGGAGCTCGTGGGCAGTTCGCCGGAGATGCTGGTGCGGGTGGCGGACGGTCGTCTGACGGTGCGTCCCATTGCCGGCACGCGCCCGCGTGGCCACACACCGGAAGAAGACGACGCACTCGCCGCCGAGCTGCTGGCCGACGAGAAGGAACGCGCCGAACATGTGATGCTCGTGGACCTCGGCCGCAACGATGTCGGACGGCTCGCGAAGTACGGCACCGTGGAAGTCACCGATCTCATGATCATCGAGCGCTACTCGCACGTGTTTCATATCGTGAGTCAGGTGGAAGGAGAACTCGCGGACGGTTCGAGTGCGCTCGATGCCTTCCGGGCCGTCTTCCCCGCCGGCACGATGACCGGCGCGCCCAAGGTGCGGGCCATGGAGATCATCGACGAACTCGAACCGGAACGGCGCGGCGCGTATGCCGGCGCCCTGGGTGTGATCGGCGCGGGTGATACACGCATGGATCTCGCCATCACCATCCGCACCTGTGTCATCGCGGATGGGGTGGCGTCGGTGCAGGCCGGCGCCGGCATCGTGTACGACTCGGTCCCCGAACGGGAATGGGAAGAGACCGAGAACAAGGCGCGCGCGATGCTCACGGCCATCGGCCGCGCCCGCAGCTGA